In Piliocolobus tephrosceles isolate RC106 chromosome 4, ASM277652v3, whole genome shotgun sequence, the following are encoded in one genomic region:
- the LOC111535499 gene encoding uncharacterized protein LOC111535499, translated as MRNADYSWERVGLLRPDRRRAFSGPAPGPSRSTLGVLHNKSLLPRRAGSTSGRSADPPPHFRHRRWGVPAAVGCAGRVGWRLADAVIAPKADGHQALPPPPEVSPQRRGMGVGGSSVLSAFAAFPHHRDVGLHRPSPPALFRSAG; from the coding sequence ATGCGGAACGCCGACTACAGTTGGGAAAGGGTTGGGCTTCTGCGGCCCGATCGGCGACGCGCTTTCTCAGGCCCCGCCCCCGGTCCGAGCCGTTCGACCCTCGGAGTCCTCCACAACAAAAGTCTTCTGCCTAGAAGGGCCGGAAGTACTTCAGGGCGCTCCGCGGACCCACCCCCTCACTTCCGGCATCGGCGGTGGGGCGTACCGGCGGCAGTCGGCTGTGCCGGGAGGGTAGGATGGCGCCTGGCCGATGCGGTCATAGCACCGAAAGCAGACGGCCACCAAgcgctccccccaccccccgaagTTTCTCCCCAGCGGCGGGGGATGGGGGTAGGCGGTTCCTCTGTTCTTTCTGCGTTCGCCGCGTTCCCGCACCACAGAGACGTGGGCCTCCACCGTCCTAGCCCTCCCGCCCTGTTCCGTAGTGCGGGCTAG